The proteins below come from a single Cannabis sativa cultivar Pink pepper isolate KNU-18-1 chromosome 3, ASM2916894v1, whole genome shotgun sequence genomic window:
- the LOC115708851 gene encoding dof zinc finger protein DOF5.4, with protein MQDVHSIGDGGRFLAGSGAGTGAASDRRLRPQHNQTQQQALKCPRCDSLNTKFCYYNNYNLSQPRHFCKNCRRYWTKGGVLRNVPVGGGCRKTKRSKQKTSSVSVTVTTAPVPPPPSQDRKSNSHSSSESSSLTASNTNAATEAVSAPSTSSGSNLLSVNQESKFFVSQSTNASFEVSALIDQSVSDCGIFSDIGSFTNLITSSSTGGGALEAFEYTSICDISISPFRLNQQNQDHHHHQVSQSQAWQQQNTKTNVAPSDHDQLKMQEITGGLLDQTSQADLSVLQDRSNGGVFGSLGDWQSCGDQGIFDLPNTVDQTYWGQSQWTDQDHTSVYLP; from the coding sequence ATGCAAGACGTTCACTCGATCGGAGATGGGGGAAGGTTTCTCGCGGGTAGCGGCGCTGGAACTGGAGCGGCTTCAGACCGGAGGTTGAGGCCACAACACAATCAGACTCAACAGCAGGCTTTGAAGTGTCCTCGATGCGATTCGCTCAACACAAAATTCTGCTACTACAACAACTACAATCTGTCTCAGCCGCGCCATTTTTGCAAGAACTGTCGACGTTACTGGACGAAAGGTGGTGTCCTACGGAACGTTCCTGTCGGCGGCGGTTGTCGGAAGACAAAGCGTTCGAAACAGAAGACTTCGTCGGTGTCGGTGACGGTAACGACAGCTCCGGTGCCACCGCCGCCTTCGCAGGATCGGAAATCAAACTCTCACTCAAGTAGTGAGAGCTCAAGTCTGACGGCTTCGAACACTAACGCTGCGACCGAAGCGGTTTCAGCGCCTTCTACGAGTTCTGGTTCAAATTTGCTCAGTGTTAATCAGGAATCGAAATTCTTCGTTTCACAGAGTACGAATGCTAGCTTCGAGGTGTCGGCGTTAATCGATCAAAGCGTTTCGGATTGTGGAATTTTCTCTGATATTGGGAGCTTCACAAACTTGATCACGTCGTCATCAACGGGAGGAGGTGCATTGGAGGCTTTCGAATACACTTCCATATGCGATATCTCGATCTCTCCGTTCAGGTTGAATCAACAGAAtcaagatcatcatcatcaccaggTTTCACAGAGTCAGGCATGGCAACAGCAAAACACGAAGACGAACGTGGCTCCTTCGGATCATGATCAATTGAAGATGCAGGAGATCACTGGTGGGTTACTTGATCAGACTTCCCAAGCTGATCTATCTGTTCTACAAGATAGATCCAATGGTGGGGTATTCGGATCCTTGGGAGATTGGCAATCATGCGGAGATCAAGGTATATTTGATCTTCCCAACACCGTTGATCAAACATACTGGGGTCAGAGTCAATGGACCGATCAAGACCACACTAGTGTCTATCTTCCGTAA